The nucleotide sequence CTGAACATTTTTTTGCTGTATTTGACTTTAGTGGAGACTAGAAATTTATGTTGACTCTTCTATTATCTGGTGTGGTTAAAGGGGGTATTTTCTTACCCGAATTTTCTGAAACTGCGGGTCTAACTGCGGGTCTAAGTGGGGGTGTAAATTCTATTGTTAAAATATCTGATACTTGCCAACCTTTTTTAATTCTGTCTCGAATTTATAAAAATGGTGATCATGACCCCATTGTTCCGCCTAATTAAAGAGTAGGGGAGAGGAGGACAAGGGGAAAAGTACCCGCGTCCTCGCTTCCTAACTATCTTTATTGTAACCGTTGACGAGCCATCATTCGCCAGGTGAGTAATTCCGGTAAACGCCAGGTAACACCGTTAGATTGTTGATCGGTTTCGTCTTGTTCTAAAGCGGTTTTCCAAAAAACTAAGGCTTGTTTATTGCGGTTTTGGGCTTCTAAAACTTGAGCTAAAATATAGTAAGCTACGGCGTTAGATTCTTTTAATTCTAAGGATTGACGTAACTCGACTTCAGCTTGTTTCGGATTATTTTGCAGGAAATAAGCCCAGCCTAAATTTTTATGTAAAGTGGCTCTGACTCCTTTATCCTTCACCTGAACTAAGGTTTTTTCTAGTTTATCAATGGCTTCATTGGTTTTGCCATCTAAAATTTCCAATCGGGCTAAATTATTAACCGCCGCTTGTGCTGCCCGGTTATTGTCAACATCGACTAGAATTTGATAATGTTTTTTAGCGGGTTCAAACTGTTCGAGTTTCTCATAAGTAGAACCCAAATTATAATGACCTGCACTTAAGGTGGGATGATAGCGAACAGCTTGCAATAAATGGGTTTTAGCAGATTGGAATTCTCCTTCTAAATAGTGTTTATAACCCAGTTCATTAAAGGATTTGCCCATCAACTGATACCAAATTTCTTTGCGGAAATTAGTATTGACGGTATAAGCAATGGGGTGGCTGGAGGTCGTTTCTAACAGCGATCGCTCGGTTAAAAAGTCTAAGGACATTTGCACTTCTGCCGATTGTTCTGAGAGGATCAAATCCGTTGCTAACTCACTCAAGGTTGCGGGTTTTGGACTCACAGCCAACCAACAGACTAACCGAATTTCCAGCTCTGATAATTCCTGATCTGAGCGTAGATGCTGACGCACCAGTTCTTCTAAAACTAAGGTATTTTGCTTGATTAATTTGGTGAGATTTCCCACAGTCAAGTCAGGAATTTTAGCCGCCCATAATTTTAAAATTAAGGGGTTGCCACCACATAAATGAATCAACTCCGAGAGGAATTTACTATCCAAATAGAAGGTATCTTGACCGGATAGCACCATTTGTTGGGCGTCTTGTTCCGATAACCCCGTTAACTGCACAACGGGTTTGGAGGCGAATTTTTGCCACGAATCGGGAAATTCCCAACCGATTAATAAAACGCTACTGCGATGGGAAGATTCGCTAATTTGTTGAAACAAGGATTCATAACTTTTGAAGGCGATATCTTTATGTCCCAATTCTGAGATATGTTCTACCTCATCAATCACTAACAAACATCGAGAATCGGATAAGGTTTTAAGCAATTCGGCGATTTGTTCGGAGTCATCCCAATCCAAAGGCGTTTTAGAAGAAGCGGGAAAGGCTGAGGCAATAAATTCACTCGGCGAAGGTTTGTCTCGCAGCGATCGCCAAATCACTTGGTCAAAGTCCGGGGCAATTTCCTGGACTAATTTCACCCCTAGGGCGGTTTTTCCAATCCCACCGATCCCCTGCATCATCATCAGGTGAGCGCGTTCTGTGACTAATCCCTGTTTTAACGTAGTCAGGGCTTCTGAATGGCCATAAAACAGCCCCACTTTCGGTGCGTTTCCCCAATCAATTTGAACGTTACTGCTGAAACCTTGAGAGTCAACGCCACCCATAGACCGCTTTTTGCGACCGGATTGGCCATTGAGTTGTCCACCGGACTGATTGCCTTCCGATTGATATTCCGCCAGTAAGCGTTGTTGAAGTTTGGCTAACTTTCCAGGGCCAGCACCCGTAATGTTTAACTTCCTATACACTTCTCCTAAGCGTTTTTGCAACGCATCCTTGCGAACGCCTAATTGCTTAGAAATCGCGGTCATGGGTTCGCCTTGAATTGCCCGTGCCATCACTTCCAGTTCATTGTCGGAAATCCCAACTCTCGTGGCTACACTCTTTAAAAACTCTCTGGGTACCATATCAGATTTAACCTAATAAATTAACATTGAATTCCAGCTTGATTCTCAATTGTGATCCTGTCAATGGGTGTTGATTTCTATTGATTGACATTCAGAATCAAGGATCAACTGGAGAGGATCGTCGGGGATGGGACAACAAAGTCGGAACAATTTTGAGTTGTACACCTGAGTATTTCCCGCACCCTTCAAAATGCCTCTATTCTGTGTTGAGTAATTAGTCTAAAAAACTAAACAACTCTATAGTTTGATTCTAGCATATCCTCTCGGTTTTATGAGCTAATTTTCAGAATTTTGGGTTTTCCTGCCCCCTACTACTGAAAAGCCGATTCTATGCGAATCTGCTTTTCATCTCAGAAGACAACTCCTAGAGTAATTTTAGATCTCGTGGGCAAAACGGTCTTGTTGTCAATGCACGGGATTGGAGGCGTCCCGAAAACAGCCGTTTGTAATCAGATAGGGGCTACTAGGTTAAAAGTGAAGATATTTTACCTTCTTCCGGTAGAGACTGGAGCGAATTTTGGGCAATATAATTAAGCAGGATGGGAGCAAAAGATTAGATCGGATCAATCCACCGCAATCCAAATTTCTAGGCCTCAGATCGAGGATGATCAGGAGTGATCTGGGAAAATCTAAATTGAATCTTTAAATTGTTCTCAAAATCAAAAAAATAATGTTAGGATTTAGAAATATTACCAGAGTAAATAAGAATATGGTGATTAGCCGCACCCCCCTCAATAATTCTCCCCATTTCAGTACAAAAAACTTTGATAATTCCCGATTACCTGATAACTCAGTAAAACCTAGACAGGTAAAACTATTATCAACCGGAAAATACTTGCCTAAAAATCAAGTTACAGCCCAACAATTAGGACAACAATTAGGCATTGAAGCGGCTTGGATTGAAAAAAAATCTGGGGTCAAAGTCCGTCATTTTGTCCAAGATGAAACAGCTTCTCAAATGGGCGCAATGGCGGCTACAATGGCTTTAGAGGCTGCGGGATTAGCCTTAAGTGATATTGATTGTATTGTTTGTACCAGTAGTGTTCCTGAGCAGTCTATTCCTTGTACTGCGGCTTTAGTTCAAAAACAATTAGGAGGGGAGTCTTCAGGAATACCAGCTTTTGATATTAATTCAACTTGTTTAAGTTTTGTTGTCGGGTTAGATACTCTCTCCTATTTAGTAGATGCGGGACGGTACTCACGGGTGTTATTAGTCGCCACAGAAATTGCCCTAGCAGTGGATTGGAAAGATCGAGAAACGAGTACCTTATTTGGGGATGGTGCCGCCGCCGCAATTATTGGCAAAACCGACCCCCAGGAGGGATCAAAAATTATCTGTTCTCGCCAAGAAACCTATAGTCAAGGTGCAGATTTATCGGAATGTTTAGCTGGAGGAAATCGCTATCATCCCCGTGAATATTCTGATAATATTGATCGGTTTTTATTTAAAATGCAAGGTCGGGCAATTTACCGTTTAGCCTCTAAAATTTTACCCGGATTTCTAGAACGATTATTACAACCTGCGGGATTAACTTTAGCGGATATTGATCTCGTGATTCCCCATCAAGCGAGTTTAATGGCAATGGGTTTAATTCGCAAAGGATTAAATATTCCTCAAGAAAAATGGATGGTGATCGCACCTAATCACGGAAATACAATCGCCGCCTCAATTCCGATGACCCTCCATGAAGCCATTCAACAGGATAAAATTCATCGAGGCGATCGCATTCTGCTATTAGGAACCTCCGCCGGGTTTTCCGTTGGGGGAATTGTTTTAGAATATTAAAGGGTTGAATGTTGACGGTTGAATGTTGACGGTTGACGGTTGACGGGAATGGGCGGGATAACCCCGCCCCTACGACTTAAATTAATTAATAGCTGAAGAAAAATGATCAATAACTTAATCCTAATTTTAGGGCTAGTAATTTTAGCAGAACGGGTGATTAAATGGATTTTAATTCAACAGTTTTTTCAAAGGGCAAAACTTGAGTCTGAATCTGTCCTCCCCAGTGAATCTGATCAAATTTCGATCCTGCAACCGATTTTAAGCGGTGATCCGACCTTATGGGACTGTCTGAGTCACAATTTAGCCTTAAAAACATCCTATCAACTAGAATTTATTTGGTTAATTGATCAAAATGATCCGGTTGCACAGTTGGGATGTCGTCAACTGATAGAAACCTATCCCGATGTTAGCGTTAAATTAATTTCTCTACCTCCATCTCCCAATCAAATTAGTCCCAAAATGTTTAAACTGATTGCTGGACTGAAGGAAGCAACAGGTAATATTATTGCCGTTTTAGACGATGATACCCTGTTACCCAATCAAGCTTTTGATCAGTGTCTTCCCTATTTAGAAAAACCGGAGATTGGCGTTGCTTTTGGTTTACCCTATTATGTAAATTTTTCTAATTTTTGGTCAACGTTAGTGTCCAGTGTCGTGAATGGGAATAACTTACTCACCTATATTCCCTATACTTATCTAATTAATCCCTTTACGATTAATGGGATGTTTTTTGTAATCAAACGAGAGGTGTTAGAAAAAGTCAATGGATTTACGGATTTAGATAAATTTATTGTTGATGATTATGCGATCGCTCAACATTTTCGCCAACAGGGTTATCAACTCGCTCAAACTCCCGTTTGTCATGGAATTAGTACCCAAATTCAAGATTCTACCCACTATTTTAACCTGATCACACGCTGGTTTATTTTCCCCCAAGCCTCGATTTTAAAATCTTCCTCTATTCCAGAATTAATCGTTTTTTATTTAATGGCATTTTTGCCCACAATGTTCCCGTTTATCGTTTTCCTGTACAGTTTATTGTTTCCCTCTGTCTCTGCTTTAATTTATAGCCTGATTTACTTTAGTTTAAATTATGCAATCTTAACCTATTTTAATCAAAACTATCTGCGAAATGCAACCCCAAAAGCCCAGATTATTGTTTTAATCCTGGTTCAAATTTTACTCCCGATTCAGATTATTATCACCCTATTTCTACCCCGAAAAATTAACTGGAGAGGAAATATTATGCAATTAACCGAAGATGGAGGATTTGAATTTATTCAACGTCGAGATTCTTTTTATAGCAGGGAACAGGGAATAGGGAACAGGGAACAGGGAACAGGGAACAGGGAACAGGAATAAAAAGACAAAAGACCTGAGATGAAAACCGACTCAGGGGGTTTTAACCCCCGT is from Planktothrix serta PCC 8927 and encodes:
- a CDS encoding tetratricopeptide repeat protein gives rise to the protein MVPREFLKSVATRVGISDNELEVMARAIQGEPMTAISKQLGVRKDALQKRLGEVYRKLNITGAGPGKLAKLQQRLLAEYQSEGNQSGGQLNGQSGRKKRSMGGVDSQGFSSNVQIDWGNAPKVGLFYGHSEALTTLKQGLVTERAHLMMMQGIGGIGKTALGVKLVQEIAPDFDQVIWRSLRDKPSPSEFIASAFPASSKTPLDWDDSEQIAELLKTLSDSRCLLVIDEVEHISELGHKDIAFKSYESLFQQISESSHRSSVLLIGWEFPDSWQKFASKPVVQLTGLSEQDAQQMVLSGQDTFYLDSKFLSELIHLCGGNPLILKLWAAKIPDLTVGNLTKLIKQNTLVLEELVRQHLRSDQELSELEIRLVCWLAVSPKPATLSELATDLILSEQSAEVQMSLDFLTERSLLETTSSHPIAYTVNTNFRKEIWYQLMGKSFNELGYKHYLEGEFQSAKTHLLQAVRYHPTLSAGHYNLGSTYEKLEQFEPAKKHYQILVDVDNNRAAQAAVNNLARLEILDGKTNEAIDKLEKTLVQVKDKGVRATLHKNLGWAYFLQNNPKQAEVELRQSLELKESNAVAYYILAQVLEAQNRNKQALVFWKTALEQDETDQQSNGVTWRLPELLTWRMMARQRLQ
- a CDS encoding beta-ketoacyl-ACP synthase III, which produces MLGFRNITRVNKNMVISRTPLNNSPHFSTKNFDNSRLPDNSVKPRQVKLLSTGKYLPKNQVTAQQLGQQLGIEAAWIEKKSGVKVRHFVQDETASQMGAMAATMALEAAGLALSDIDCIVCTSSVPEQSIPCTAALVQKQLGGESSGIPAFDINSTCLSFVVGLDTLSYLVDAGRYSRVLLVATEIALAVDWKDRETSTLFGDGAAAAIIGKTDPQEGSKIICSRQETYSQGADLSECLAGGNRYHPREYSDNIDRFLFKMQGRAIYRLASKILPGFLERLLQPAGLTLADIDLVIPHQASLMAMGLIRKGLNIPQEKWMVIAPNHGNTIAASIPMTLHEAIQQDKIHRGDRILLLGTSAGFSVGGIVLEY
- a CDS encoding glycosyltransferase family 2 protein, with product MINNLILILGLVILAERVIKWILIQQFFQRAKLESESVLPSESDQISILQPILSGDPTLWDCLSHNLALKTSYQLEFIWLIDQNDPVAQLGCRQLIETYPDVSVKLISLPPSPNQISPKMFKLIAGLKEATGNIIAVLDDDTLLPNQAFDQCLPYLEKPEIGVAFGLPYYVNFSNFWSTLVSSVVNGNNLLTYIPYTYLINPFTINGMFFVIKREVLEKVNGFTDLDKFIVDDYAIAQHFRQQGYQLAQTPVCHGISTQIQDSTHYFNLITRWFIFPQASILKSSSIPELIVFYLMAFLPTMFPFIVFLYSLLFPSVSALIYSLIYFSLNYAILTYFNQNYLRNATPKAQIIVLILVQILLPIQIIITLFLPRKINWRGNIMQLTEDGGFEFIQRRDSFYSREQGIGNREQGTGNREQE